Proteins encoded within one genomic window of Chroicocephalus ridibundus chromosome 7, bChrRid1.1, whole genome shotgun sequence:
- the LOC134518419 gene encoding sterol 26-hydroxylase, mitochondrial, whose protein sequence is MAGPSGGARRSLLPLLLSPRPPPPPPPRRTGGSAAAAAGPARLKGPEELPGPGLLRTFVWLFLRGYLLHTHRLQLMSRRIYGPIWKSTFGHYENINIGSPVVLEQLLRQEGKYPMRSDMALWKEHRDTRRLPYGPFTEEGERWYRLRQVLNKRLLKPSEAVLYADAIGEVVSDLMVRLRDERSRSPSGVLVGDVANLLYRFALEGISYILFETRIGCLKQQVPAETQRFIDSINLMFKNSIFATVLPRWSRKVLPFWDRYLDSWDTIFAFGKTLIDRKMEELEGQVERGKEVSGYLSYLLASGRLSLDEVYGSVAELLLAGVDTTSNTLSWALYHLSRDPGIQETLYQELKAVVPANRYPGAEDIPKMPMLRAVIKETLRVYPVVPTNARVFYEKDIVIGDYLFPKNTLFVLAHYAMSHDETYFPEPERFLPQRWLRGHGSPHHPFSSIPFGYGVRACVGRRIAELEMHLALARIIQAFEVRPDPRGVEVTSVSRIVLVADKPINLEFIARPGAP, encoded by the exons ATGGCGGGGCcgagcggcggggcccggcggtcGTTGCTGCCGCTGCTCCtcagcccccgcccgccgccgccgccgccgccccgcaggaCCGgggggtcggcggcggcggcggcggggccggcgcggctGAAGGGACCGGAGGAGCtaccggggccggggctgctccggACTTTCGTCTGGCTCTTCCTGCGGGGCTACCTGCTGCACACCCACCGGCTCCAG CTGATGTCCCGGCGCATTTATGGCCCTATCTGGAAGTCAACCTTCGGGCATTATGAGAACATTAACATCGGGAGCCCGGtggtgctggagcagctgctACGGCAGGAGGGCAAGTACCCCATGCGGAGCGACATGGCCCTGTGGAAGGAGCACCGTGACACCCGGCGCCTGCCCTACGGACCCTTCACCGA GGAAGGGGAGCGCTGGTACCGCCTGCGCCAGGTCCTCAACAAGCGGCTGCTGAAGCCCTCGGAGGCGGTGCTGTACGCGGACGCCATCGGGGAGGTGGTGTCGGACCTGATGGTGCGGCTGCGGGACGAGCGGAGCCGCAGCCcctcgggggtgctggtgggggatGTGGCCAACCTGCTCTACCGCTTCGCCCTGGAAG GGATCTCCTATATCCTCTTCGAGACTCGCATTGGGTGCCTGAAGCAGCAGGTTCCCGCCGAGACCCAGCGCTTCATCGACTCCATCAACCTCATGTTCAAGAACTCCATCTTTGCCACCGTCCTGCCCCGATGGAGCCGCAAGGTGCTGCCCTTCTGGGACCGCTACCTGGACAGCTGGGATACCATCTTCGCCTTCG GCAAGACCCTGATTGACCGAAagatggaggagctggagggacagGTGGAGCGGGGCAAAGAGGTGTCTGGCTACCTGAGCTACCTGCTGGCCAGCGGCAGGCTCAGCCTGGATGAGGTCTATGGCAGCGTGGCCGAGCTGCTGCTGGCCGGCGTGGACACG ACCTCCAACACGCTCTCCTGGGCCCTGTACCACCTCTCCCGGGACCCCGGCATCCAAGAGACCCTGTACCAGGAGCTGAAAGCCGTCGTGCCTGCCAACCGGTATCCTGGTGCTGAGGATATCCCCAAGATGCCGATGCTTCGGGCTGTTATCAAGGAGACGCTGAG GGTCTACCCTGTGGTGCCCACCAATGCCAGGGTCTTCTATGAGAAGGACATTGTCATCGGAGACTACCTCTTCCCCAAGAAC ACCCTCTTCGTCCTGGCGCACTACGCGATGTCCCACGATGAGACCTACTTCCCCGAGCCTGAGCGGTTCCTGCCCCAGCGCTGGCTCCGGGGCCAcggctccccccaccaccccttcaGCTCCATCCCCTTTGGCTACGGGGTCCGTGCCTGCGTCGGCCGCCGCATTGCCGAGCTGGAGATGCACCTGGCCCTCGCCAGG ATCATCCAGGCGTTTGAGGTGCGGCCAGACCCCCGCGGCGTGGAGGTGACATCTGTGTCCCGCATCGTCCTGGTGGCTGACAAGCCCATCAACCTGGAGTTCATCGCTCGCCCGGGGGCCCCCTGA